The Canis aureus isolate CA01 chromosome 9, VMU_Caureus_v.1.0, whole genome shotgun sequence genome has a segment encoding these proteins:
- the TCL1B gene encoding T-cell leukemia/lymphoma protein 1B codes for MASGPFPCLGLPPHRLWALRPGVYEDERGRTWVIVVVRLSPSWRAQGRAPRHHAHEPSITVHIWQMPVHPQVPMLPSELTLSQLPFTWQLHPGGRYRAMDSRLWEIEDHGQVDSTEQLILTQLPRGND; via the exons ATGGCCTCCGGGCCTTTTCCATGCCTTGGGTTGCCCCCACACCGTCTGTGGGCTCTGAGGCCTGGTGTCTATGAGGACGAGAGGGGGCGGACCTGGGTGATCGTGGTGGTGCGGCTCAGTCCCTCCTGGagagctcagggcagggcccCCCGCCACCATGCG CATGAACCCAGCATCACAGTCCACATATGGCAGATGCCAGTGCACCCCCAGGTGCCCATGCTCCCCAGTGAGCTGACCCTCTCCCAGCTGCCCTTCACATGGCAGCTCCACCCTGGAGGAAGGTACAGAGCAATGGATTCCAGACTCTGGGAAATAGAGGACCACGGCCAG GTTGACTCTACAGAGCAGCTGATCCTGACACAGCTGCCACGGGGGAATGACTGA